One window of Gammaproteobacteria bacterium genomic DNA carries:
- the uvrA gene encoding excinuclease ABC subunit UvrA, whose product MNSIRIRGARTHNLRNIDLELPRDKLIVITGLSGSGKSSLAFDTIYAEGQRRYVESLSSYARQFLSVMEKPDVDHIEGLSPAISIEQKSTSHNPRSTVGTVTEIYDYLRLLFARAGIPHCPTHGTALDAQTVSQIVDQIVALPEGIALMLLAPVVEGRKGEHHNVLSELRSQGFLRARINGKVVELSEAPALDLRKKHTIEAVIDRFKARPDLRQRLAESLETALRLSEGLVRVAFLEDKKRKDLVFSAKFACPLCGYSLTELEPRLFSFNNPAGACPTCDGLGIKQFFDPAKIVAQPDVSLTEGAVRGWDKRNAYYFQMLSSLAEHYKFDLEKPFSKLSKKIQDVVLHGSGEEEILFYYYNERSANAKRRHTFEGVIPNIERRYHETESGMVREELAKYLTARPCPECQGARLNLAARNVYVEGKTLSQITALPVDQARQFFAELKLAGRRGEIAAKIMKEVNERLGFLVNVGLDYLTLERSADSLSGGEAQRIRLASQIGAGLVGVMYILDEPSIGLHQRDNQRLLNTLTYLRDLGNTVIVVEHDEEAIRSADYVVDIGPGAGVHGGHIVAQGLPLDVINHPDSITGQYLSGRRKIPLPAERKPVNEKRCLRLRGVSGNNLKNIDVALPAGLMTCITGVSGSGKSTLINDTLYHLLARALHNAGEEPAPYTSVDGMELFDKVVNIDQSPIGRTPRSNPATYTGLFTPIRELFSTTPEARARGYNPGRFSFNVQGGRCEACLGDGLIKVEMHFLPDIYVACDVCKGKRYNRETLEVHYKHKNIHEILDMTVEDARAFFDPVPAIAHKLQMLMEVGLGYIKLGQNATTLSGGEAQRVKLSRELSRRDTGNTLYILDEPTTGLHFHDIEQLLRVLHHLRDHGNTVVVIEHNLDVIKTADWIIDLGPEGGGKGGQVIATGTPEDIAAEPHSYTGQYLKSVLERI is encoded by the coding sequence ATGAACAGCATCCGTATCCGCGGTGCGCGCACGCATAACCTGCGGAATATCGACCTCGAACTGCCACGTGACAAGCTGATCGTCATCACCGGCCTGTCGGGCTCCGGCAAGTCCTCGCTCGCCTTCGACACTATCTACGCCGAGGGCCAGCGCCGCTACGTCGAGTCGCTGTCGAGCTACGCGCGGCAATTCCTGTCGGTGATGGAAAAGCCCGATGTCGATCACATCGAGGGCCTGTCGCCCGCGATCTCCATCGAGCAAAAATCCACCTCACACAACCCGCGCTCCACCGTCGGCACCGTCACCGAGATTTACGACTATCTGCGTCTGCTGTTTGCCCGTGCCGGTATTCCGCACTGCCCCACCCACGGCACCGCCCTCGACGCCCAGACCGTAAGCCAGATCGTCGACCAGATTGTCGCACTGCCGGAAGGCATCGCCCTGATGCTGCTCGCCCCCGTCGTCGAAGGGCGCAAGGGTGAACATCACAATGTATTGAGCGAGCTGCGCAGTCAGGGGTTTTTACGCGCCCGCATCAACGGCAAGGTGGTCGAGCTGAGCGAGGCCCCGGCGCTGGATCTGCGCAAAAAGCACACCATCGAGGCTGTCATCGACCGCTTCAAGGCCCGCCCCGACCTGCGCCAGCGGCTGGCCGAGTCGCTGGAAACGGCGCTGCGCCTGAGTGAAGGCCTGGTGCGCGTCGCCTTTCTCGAGGACAAAAAACGCAAAGACCTGGTGTTCTCGGCAAAATTCGCCTGCCCTCTGTGCGGCTACAGCCTGACCGAACTCGAACCGCGTTTGTTTTCTTTCAATAACCCCGCCGGGGCCTGCCCCACCTGCGACGGTTTGGGCATCAAGCAGTTCTTTGACCCGGCCAAAATCGTGGCCCAACCCGACGTCAGCCTGACCGAAGGCGCCGTGCGCGGCTGGGATAAACGCAACGCCTACTACTTCCAGATGCTGAGCTCGCTCGCCGAGCACTACAAGTTCGATCTGGAAAAACCATTTTCAAAACTGTCCAAAAAGATTCAGGACGTCGTGCTGCACGGCAGCGGCGAGGAAGAAATTCTCTTTTACTACTACAACGAGCGCAGCGCCAACGCCAAGCGTCGCCACACCTTTGAAGGCGTCATCCCCAACATCGAGCGGCGCTACCACGAAACCGAATCCGGCATGGTGCGCGAAGAGTTGGCAAAATACCTCACCGCCCGCCCCTGCCCGGAATGTCAGGGTGCACGCCTCAATCTGGCCGCGCGTAATGTGTATGTGGAAGGCAAGACCCTGTCGCAAATCACCGCCCTGCCGGTAGATCAGGCACGGCAGTTCTTTGCTGAGCTTAAGCTCGCCGGACGGCGCGGGGAGATCGCCGCCAAAATCATGAAAGAGGTCAACGAGCGGCTCGGCTTTCTCGTCAACGTCGGCCTCGACTATCTCACCCTGGAGCGCAGCGCCGACAGCCTGTCCGGCGGCGAAGCCCAGCGCATCCGCCTCGCCAGCCAGATCGGCGCCGGACTGGTGGGTGTCATGTACATTCTCGATGAGCCTTCCATCGGCCTGCATCAGCGCGACAACCAGCGCCTGCTGAATACCCTCACCTACCTGCGCGATCTCGGCAACACCGTGATCGTGGTCGAGCACGACGAAGAGGCCATCCGCAGTGCAGACTATGTGGTGGACATCGGCCCCGGCGCCGGTGTGCACGGCGGCCACATCGTCGCCCAGGGCCTGCCGCTCGACGTCATCAACCACCCCGACTCCATCACCGGCCAGTATCTTTCCGGGCGGCGGAAAATACCTCTGCCCGCCGAGCGCAAGCCGGTGAATGAAAAGCGCTGCCTGCGCCTGCGCGGCGTCAGCGGCAACAATCTCAAAAACATTGACGTCGCACTCCCGGCCGGCCTCATGACCTGTATTACGGGCGTCTCCGGCTCGGGCAAATCCACCCTCATCAACGACACCCTGTATCACCTGCTCGCCCGCGCACTGCATAATGCAGGTGAAGAACCGGCACCCTATACCTCTGTCGATGGCATGGAGTTGTTCGATAAAGTCGTGAACATCGACCAAAGCCCCATCGGCCGTACACCGCGCTCCAACCCGGCCACCTACACCGGGTTGTTTACCCCTATCCGCGAATTATTCTCCACCACGCCCGAGGCCCGCGCGCGCGGCTACAACCCCGGCCGCTTCAGCTTTAACGTCCAGGGCGGGCGCTGCGAGGCGTGTTTAGGCGATGGCCTGATCAAAGTGGAAATGCATTTCCTGCCCGACATCTACGTCGCCTGCGACGTGTGCAAGGGCAAGCGCTACAACCGCGAGACGTTAGAGGTGCATTACAAACACAAAAACATCCACGAAATACTCGACATGACGGTGGAGGATGCCCGCGCCTTCTTCGACCCCGTGCCCGCCATCGCCCACAAACTGCAAATGCTGATGGAAGTCGGCTTGGGTTATATCAAGCTCGGCCAGAACGCCACCACCCTCTCCGGCGGCGAAGCCCAGCGCGTCAAACTCTCGCGCGAACTGTCGCGCCGCGATACCGGCAACACCCTCTACATCCTCGACGAGCCCACCACCGGCCTGCACTTCCACGACATCGAGCAGTTGCTGCGCGTACTGCACCACCTGCGCGACCACGGCAACACCGTCGTAGTCATCGAACACAACCTCGACGTCATCAAAACCGCCGACTGGATTATCGACCTCGGCCCCGAAGGCGGCGGCAAAGGCGGCCAAGTCATCGCCACCGGCACACCGGAAGACATCGCCGCAGAGCCGCATTCCTATACGGGTCAATATCTGAAATCAGTATTAGAACGTATCTAA
- a CDS encoding RNA-directed DNA polymerase gives MSQPLKTVITPESLDFALRHISHYYDTDFYPRTEEFFAIKYFWDEVKEYILNSDLDDVLSAAPLVDPWPKTRGGFRIVHRIEPLDSLIYTALAKTVAPAVETARANPEVACSYRISESDTSFFTDGSGFNVYRERCENLSKTYQYVLSTDISDFYNKIYLHRLQNAIQSATDTPTGISKRIEYFLTALNTRASQGIPVGPAASIIMAEATLIDADQFIDGRGFEHVRYVDDFRIFGNSQQDLQSLLQDFSVYMHENQRLSLSAEKTYIISSDDFLNKELNNQYQLEKLEILAEIEVVNPYTMEVEDLDLVVIENAGELLLDALVRIRKFQTVDLGVIRAIVRRAKAHGIREIATYLIENIEFFSAAVNDIALYLDTITDSDFISSNTVLLEKLCESPAANLRAVRLWLEWYFSRHISILKIPKAHALVFSSKRLRPQARAAITSNNQAWVKDRKNQLLHYAYWDRRSIFLAAKVLSKDERERWLTPLIKGDSLGQMDKWMARWVLAGSPDSSDFDDDLPF, from the coding sequence ATGTCTCAACCTCTTAAGACAGTGATCACCCCAGAGAGCCTCGACTTTGCTCTTAGGCACATTTCACACTACTATGACACCGACTTCTACCCCAGAACTGAAGAGTTTTTTGCAATTAAGTATTTCTGGGATGAGGTGAAAGAATATATTCTTAACTCAGATTTAGATGATGTTCTGTCCGCAGCCCCATTGGTCGATCCCTGGCCCAAGACGAGAGGTGGGTTCAGAATAGTTCACCGCATTGAGCCGCTCGACTCCCTTATTTACACAGCACTAGCAAAAACCGTTGCACCAGCGGTGGAGACTGCTAGGGCAAATCCCGAAGTGGCATGCTCATACAGAATCTCTGAAAGCGACACCAGCTTCTTCACAGATGGTTCTGGTTTTAATGTGTACAGGGAGCGCTGTGAGAATTTATCTAAAACATACCAATACGTACTATCCACAGATATATCAGATTTCTATAACAAGATTTACTTACATAGACTCCAAAATGCAATTCAGTCGGCTACCGACACTCCAACTGGTATATCCAAGAGGATTGAATACTTCCTCACCGCGCTAAATACAAGAGCTTCTCAGGGAATCCCTGTCGGGCCAGCGGCGAGCATAATAATGGCAGAAGCCACGCTTATTGATGCAGACCAATTTATAGATGGACGAGGCTTTGAGCACGTTCGATACGTAGATGACTTTCGAATATTCGGAAATTCTCAACAAGATTTGCAATCGCTCCTACAAGATTTCTCCGTTTACATGCATGAGAATCAGCGACTTTCTCTTTCTGCAGAGAAAACATACATCATAAGTTCTGATGACTTCCTTAACAAGGAGCTCAACAACCAGTACCAACTGGAGAAATTAGAAATTTTAGCTGAAATCGAGGTCGTCAACCCCTACACAATGGAAGTTGAGGACTTGGATTTGGTTGTTATAGAGAATGCGGGAGAGCTTCTTCTGGACGCGCTTGTGCGAATCAGGAAATTCCAAACAGTGGACCTCGGAGTGATCCGAGCGATAGTACGTCGAGCAAAAGCACACGGAATTAGAGAGATAGCCACGTACCTTATAGAAAATATTGAATTCTTTTCGGCAGCCGTTAATGACATTGCCCTCTACCTTGACACTATAACCGATAGCGACTTCATCTCTTCAAACACGGTACTATTGGAGAAACTTTGCGAAAGCCCCGCCGCCAACTTGCGGGCCGTTAGGCTGTGGCTTGAGTGGTATTTCTCTCGTCACATATCGATTTTAAAAATACCTAAAGCTCACGCGCTTGTTTTCTCAAGCAAGCGACTACGACCGCAAGCTCGAGCCGCAATAACCTCGAACAACCAAGCGTGGGTGAAAGATAGAAAGAACCAACTTCTTCACTATGCATACTGGGATAGGCGCTCTATTTTCTTGGCCGCCAAAGTACTATCCAAAGATGAACGGGAAAGGTGGCTGACTCCACTTATCAAAGGGGATAGCCTAGGCCAAATGGATAAATGGATGGCTCGGTGGGTTCTTGCGGGCTCTCCAGACAGCTCCGACTTTGATGATGATTTACCGTTTTGA
- a CDS encoding transposase: MARPLRLEFPGAIYHVTSRGNARNAIFLDNEDRGLFLGCLGEVIARFGWLCHAYCLMDNHYHLLIETPEGNLSLGMRQLNGVYTQRFNRRHGRVGHVLQGRFKAIVVDRDSYLLELCRYVVLNPIRAGMVEKIERYAWSSYPATMGLAKCPAWLKTDWVLGQFAKTRAVARRRYAEFAAEGGGLPSPWPAVRGQALLGSEAFVEKIRPLLEGKDEIKEIPRAQRLLHRPSLRKLFTKAVQSDKALRDEAIRKAYLDYGYTMATIARHAGVHYSTVSKVIKGER; this comes from the coding sequence ATGGCTCGCCCCCTACGACTTGAATTCCCCGGCGCGATCTATCACGTCACTTCACGCGGCAACGCGCGGAATGCGATATTTCTCGATAATGAGGACCGGGGGTTGTTTCTTGGTTGCCTCGGCGAAGTAATTGCTCGCTTTGGCTGGCTGTGTCATGCGTATTGCCTGATGGACAATCACTATCATCTGCTTATCGAGACGCCGGAGGGCAACCTCTCGCTGGGCATGCGGCAATTGAACGGCGTCTATACCCAGCGCTTCAACCGGCGTCACGGACGTGTGGGGCATGTGCTCCAGGGACGATTCAAGGCGATTGTGGTGGATCGTGACAGCTACCTGCTGGAGTTGTGCCGCTATGTCGTGCTAAACCCGATACGTGCCGGTATGGTAGAGAAAATTGAGCGCTACGCTTGGAGCAGTTACCCAGCAACGATGGGGCTGGCCAAATGTCCGGCGTGGCTCAAAACGGACTGGGTGCTGGGCCAATTTGCCAAAACGCGTGCCGTAGCCAGACGACGCTACGCTGAGTTTGCGGCAGAAGGCGGGGGACTTCCGTCCCCGTGGCCTGCGGTGAGAGGCCAGGCGCTGCTGGGCTCGGAAGCCTTTGTGGAGAAAATACGCCCGTTGCTTGAAGGGAAGGACGAGATAAAGGAGATTCCACGTGCCCAACGCCTGCTGCACCGGCCAAGCCTGAGGAAGTTGTTTACCAAGGCGGTTCAAAGCGATAAGGCCTTGCGCGACGAGGCCATTCGAAAAGCGTATCTGGACTATGGCTATACCATGGCGACGATTGCTCGTCATGCCGGGGTGCATTATTCTACGGTGAGCAAAGTCATCAAGGGCGAGAGGTGA
- a CDS encoding MgtC/SapB family protein — MNSEFITNGGLEYLPAFAISLAIGMLIGLERERTPTAKAGLRTFTLVALFGTLAALLSEQTGAAWVLAGGLLVVGGMMVAAYAHAPPDAGGDPGTTTVAAIVLCYGLGAMVWYGYHQLAVMVAIVTTVLLYFKTELHGITRSLTRRDLISFLQFAVLSLVILPLLPNQNYGPFEALNPYRIWWMVVLISGMSLAGYAALRIVGRRHGAPLMGVFGGLVSSTATTLVFARHARSNVELVPIAAIVILLANLMVLVRLGVIAAVVSPNLLPALLPVLGGGLLAGLAGTALFWRGLHRDAALPALELNNPTELRTALGFGLLYAAVLFAAAWLADYAGNQGLYAVALASGLADVDPITLSSLRLFGLGILAESPVVTAITLAFVANLAFKFSLMLFIGGAALSRKTAAGMLSIAVGAGAGWAVFYI, encoded by the coding sequence ATCAATAGCGAATTCATAACCAACGGCGGTCTGGAATATCTGCCTGCCTTCGCCATCAGTCTGGCCATCGGCATGTTGATCGGTCTGGAGCGGGAGCGCACGCCCACGGCCAAGGCGGGGCTGCGCACTTTCACTCTGGTGGCGCTGTTCGGCACCCTGGCGGCGCTGTTGTCGGAGCAGACCGGTGCTGCCTGGGTGCTGGCCGGTGGCCTGCTGGTGGTGGGTGGCATGATGGTGGCGGCCTACGCTCACGCCCCTCCCGATGCGGGCGGAGACCCGGGCACCACCACGGTAGCAGCCATCGTGCTGTGCTACGGACTGGGCGCGATGGTGTGGTATGGCTATCACCAGCTCGCGGTGATGGTCGCCATCGTGACCACCGTGCTGCTCTACTTCAAGACCGAGTTGCACGGCATCACCCGCAGCCTCACCCGGCGCGATCTGATTTCTTTCCTGCAATTCGCGGTGTTGTCGCTGGTGATCTTGCCTCTCCTGCCGAATCAGAATTACGGCCCTTTTGAGGCGCTCAATCCCTACCGGATATGGTGGATGGTGGTGCTGATCTCCGGCATGAGCCTCGCGGGTTACGCCGCCCTGCGCATCGTTGGCCGGCGCCACGGCGCACCGCTTATGGGAGTGTTCGGTGGGCTGGTATCGAGCACCGCCACCACCCTGGTGTTCGCGCGCCACGCGCGCAGCAACGTGGAACTGGTTCCAATTGCCGCAATAGTAATCCTGCTCGCCAACCTGATGGTGCTGGTACGGCTGGGGGTCATTGCCGCCGTTGTATCACCCAACCTGCTGCCCGCGCTGCTGCCGGTGCTGGGTGGCGGCCTGCTTGCAGGGTTAGCCGGTACGGCCCTGTTTTGGCGTGGCCTGCACCGTGATGCCGCGTTGCCCGCCCTGGAACTCAACAATCCCACCGAGCTACGCACTGCGCTGGGCTTCGGCCTGCTCTATGCGGCGGTGCTGTTCGCCGCTGCCTGGCTCGCCGATTACGCGGGCAATCAGGGACTGTATGCCGTGGCGCTGGCCTCCGGCCTCGCCGACGTAGACCCGATCACCCTGTCCAGCCTGCGCCTGTTTGGGTTGGGCATATTGGCCGAAAGCCCGGTGGTGACAGCGATCACCCTCGCCTTTGTCGCCAACCTTGCGTTCAAATTCAGCCTGATGCTGTTTATCGGCGGCGCGGCGCTGTCGCGCAAGACCGCCGCAGGCATGCTGTCCATCGCTGTCGGCGCAGGCGCCGGGTGGGCAGTTTTTTATATTTGA
- a CDS encoding cytochrome c peroxidase yields MNYRSGLVRTVIVAALVVCAQPLLAFEVFSPLPITAPIPADNPQTPAKIALGKQLFADKWLSVNRAVACNSCHALSKGGADGRVRSLGALGKRTRRSTPSVLNAAFQSVQFWDGRAASLEAAVKDHLIDPTVMGNPDLASVTARITARKKYRPQFAAVFGAQPTGADDSIAQALAAYVRTLITPDSAFDRYLQGDKQALSAEAQRGFEEFQKVGCSACHFGINLSGPPVPMGEGFYELFPNYIGSEYDQKYSLVTDDLGHYEATREAIHKHLFRVSTLRNIALTAPYFHTGTVPTLDEAVRVMAKTQLQQDLSDEQVQAIVAFLNSLTGKLQ; encoded by the coding sequence ATGAATTACCGCTCAGGTCTGGTACGTACCGTTATCGTTGCGGCGCTTGTTGTCTGCGCGCAGCCGCTGCTGGCCTTTGAGGTGTTCTCACCCCTGCCGATTACTGCACCCATCCCGGCGGATAACCCGCAAACCCCGGCCAAGATTGCCCTCGGCAAGCAACTGTTTGCCGACAAGTGGCTCTCAGTCAACCGGGCCGTTGCCTGTAACAGCTGCCATGCCCTGAGCAAGGGAGGTGCCGATGGCCGCGTTCGCTCGCTGGGCGCGCTCGGCAAGCGTACGCGACGCTCGACACCCAGCGTGCTTAACGCAGCGTTTCAGAGCGTGCAGTTCTGGGATGGCCGCGCGGCGAGTCTGGAGGCAGCGGTTAAGGATCACCTGATTGATCCGACGGTGATGGGCAATCCGGATCTCGCCAGCGTGACTGCGCGCATCACGGCGCGAAAGAAATACCGCCCACAGTTTGCCGCTGTATTTGGCGCACAACCGACAGGCGCGGACGACAGCATCGCCCAGGCGCTAGCTGCCTATGTGCGTACCTTGATCACGCCAGACAGCGCCTTTGACCGTTACCTGCAAGGCGACAAACAGGCGCTCAGTGCCGAGGCACAGCGCGGGTTTGAAGAGTTTCAGAAGGTGGGTTGCTCGGCCTGCCACTTCGGCATCAATCTCTCCGGCCCGCCGGTACCCATGGGGGAGGGATTCTACGAATTGTTCCCCAATTACATCGGCAGTGAGTACGATCAGAAGTACAGTCTGGTGACGGACGATTTAGGACACTATGAAGCAACCCGGGAAGCCATACACAAGCACTTGTTTCGGGTATCTACATTGCGCAATATCGCACTCACCGCACCTTATTTTCACACCGGCACGGTGCCGACGCTGGACGAGGCCGTGCGCGTAATGGCGAAGACTCAATTACAGCAGGATTTGAGTGATGAGCAGGTGCAGGCTATTGTCGCGTTTTTGAACAGTCTGACAGGGAAACTTCAGTAG
- the rplQ gene encoding 50S ribosomal protein L17 — protein sequence MRHRNSGRQLSRNSSHRAAMFKNMAAALLRHEVIETTLPKAKDLRRVVEPLITLAKVDNVSKRRLAYARIHDREMVTKLFNEIAPRYKTRPGGYLRILKCGFRAGDTAPMALVELVDRPQPEAVKEAAK from the coding sequence ATGCGCCACCGCAATTCAGGACGTCAGTTAAGTCGCAACAGCTCGCACCGCGCTGCCATGTTCAAGAATATGGCCGCCGCCCTGCTGCGCCACGAAGTCATCGAGACCACGCTGCCCAAGGCCAAGGACTTGCGGCGTGTGGTGGAGCCGCTGATCACGCTGGCCAAGGTCGACAACGTTTCCAAGCGTCGTCTGGCCTATGCCCGCATCCATGATCGGGAGATGGTCACCAAACTGTTTAACGAAATCGCCCCGCGTTACAAGACGCGCCCCGGCGGTTACCTGCGTATTTTGAAGTGCGGCTTCCGTGCTGGAGACACGGCGCCAATGGCGCTGGTGGAGTTGGTGGACCGCCCACAACCGGAAGCAGTGAAAGAAGCTGCCAAGTAA
- the rpoA gene encoding DNA-directed RNA polymerase subunit alpha: protein MQGSVAEFLKPRLVSVQAINDRHAKVTLEPLERGFGHTLGNALRRILLSSMPGSAVVEAEIDSVLHEYTSIEGVQEDVVEILLNLKGLAIRMHARDEATLTLKKKGQGVVLARDITLDHDVEIMNPDHVIAHLTKSGEINMNLLVKRGRGYEPAATRLNLEEDRKIGTLSLDASFSPVHRVTYTVERARVEQRTDLDKLVIDIETNGTVDPEEAIRRAATILQDQLSTFVELKGSEEVHPATMQAEIDPILLRPVDDLELTVRSANCLKAENIHYIGDLIQRSENELLKTPNLGKKSLTEIKDVLATHSLSLGMRLENWPPAHLRDKEKASA, encoded by the coding sequence ATGCAGGGTTCAGTCGCCGAATTCTTGAAACCACGCCTGGTCTCTGTCCAAGCGATTAATGACAGGCACGCCAAGGTAACGCTGGAGCCACTCGAGCGCGGCTTTGGGCACACCTTGGGTAATGCGCTACGCCGCATCCTGCTGTCTTCCATGCCGGGCAGTGCAGTCGTGGAAGCCGAGATCGACAGCGTGTTGCACGAGTACACCAGTATCGAAGGCGTGCAGGAAGACGTGGTCGAAATTCTACTCAACCTCAAGGGCCTTGCGATACGCATGCATGCCCGCGACGAAGCCACGCTTACACTGAAGAAAAAAGGCCAGGGTGTCGTGCTGGCGCGTGATATCACGCTCGACCATGATGTCGAAATCATGAATCCAGATCACGTCATTGCCCATTTGACCAAGTCGGGCGAAATCAACATGAACTTGCTGGTGAAGCGCGGCAGAGGCTACGAGCCAGCTGCAACGCGTCTGAACCTGGAAGAAGACCGCAAGATCGGCACACTCAGCCTGGATGCATCGTTCAGCCCGGTGCACCGCGTGACCTACACCGTAGAGCGCGCGCGTGTAGAGCAGCGTACCGACCTGGATAAGCTGGTGATCGACATCGAGACCAACGGCACCGTTGATCCGGAAGAGGCGATACGCCGTGCCGCAACGATTCTGCAGGATCAGCTCTCCACCTTCGTCGAGCTGAAGGGCAGCGAGGAAGTCCACCCGGCCACGATGCAGGCCGAGATTGACCCGATCCTGTTGCGCCCGGTCGATGATCTGGAGCTCACTGTACGTTCGGCCAACTGCCTCAAGGCGGAAAACATCCATTACATCGGTGACCTGATTCAGCGCAGCGAAAACGAGCTGTTGAAGACACCGAACCTGGGCAAGAAGTCGCTCACTGAGATCAAGGACGTGCTGGCCACCCACAGCCTTTCACTGGGCATGCGGCTGGAGAACTGGCCACCGGCGCACCTGCGCGACAAAGAGAAGGCATCAGCCTGA
- the rpsD gene encoding 30S ribosomal protein S4 — translation MAKYTGPKCRLCRREGEKLFLKGEKCFTSKCAMENRAFPPGQHGQRRTRLTDYAHQLREKQKLRRVYGVLEGQFRSYYAEADSRKGSTGELLLQLLEGRLDNVVYRMGFGASRSEARQLVRHNAITVNGKKVNIPSYQVQPNDVIAATDAAKEQLRIKAAMEMAQQRGFSDWIDVDVTKLQGIFKALPERSELSADIKEHLIVELYSK, via the coding sequence TTGGCTAAATATACAGGTCCGAAGTGTCGTTTGTGCCGTCGTGAGGGCGAGAAACTCTTCCTTAAGGGCGAGAAGTGTTTTACCAGCAAGTGTGCGATGGAGAACCGAGCTTTTCCGCCGGGTCAGCATGGGCAGCGTCGTACGCGCCTGACTGACTATGCCCATCAGCTGCGCGAAAAGCAGAAGCTGCGCCGCGTCTATGGCGTGCTGGAAGGTCAGTTCCGCAGCTACTATGCCGAGGCCGACAGCCGCAAGGGCTCAACCGGCGAGTTACTGTTGCAGCTGCTGGAAGGTCGCTTGGACAACGTCGTTTACCGCATGGGTTTTGGCGCATCGCGCTCGGAAGCGCGGCAGCTGGTGCGCCACAACGCGATCACGGTCAATGGCAAGAAGGTCAATATTCCGAGCTACCAGGTGCAGCCCAATGATGTCATTGCTGCTACGGATGCGGCAAAAGAGCAGTTACGCATCAAGGCAGCGATGGAAATGGCCCAGCAGCGTGGCTTTTCAGACTGGATTGATGTTGATGTCACAAAGCTGCAAGGCATATTCAAGGCTCTGCCTGAGCGCAGTGAACTGTCAGCCGACATCAAGGAACATTTGATCGTTGAGTTGTACTCGAAGTAA
- the rpsK gene encoding 30S ribosomal protein S11, whose protein sequence is MVVKTASRARKKVKKNVVDGMAHVHASFNNTIITITDRQGNALSWASAGGCGFRGSRKSTPFAAQVAAEKAGTAALECGVKSLEVFIKGPGPGREYAVRALNAVGFKVTNITDVTPIPHNGCRPPKRRRV, encoded by the coding sequence ATGGTAGTCAAAACAGCTTCGCGTGCCCGTAAAAAGGTCAAGAAAAATGTCGTCGATGGCATGGCTCATGTACATGCATCGTTCAATAACACCATCATCACCATTACTGATCGCCAGGGCAATGCCTTGAGTTGGGCGTCAGCCGGTGGCTGCGGCTTCCGTGGCTCGCGCAAAAGCACGCCCTTTGCGGCACAGGTAGCCGCCGAGAAGGCGGGCACTGCGGCACTGGAATGTGGTGTAAAAAGCCTCGAAGTATTCATCAAGGGCCCTGGTCCTGGACGTGAATACGCGGTGCGCGCACTCAATGCGGTGGGCTTCAAGGTCACTAATATCACTGACGTCACGCCGATACCGCACAACGGTTGCCGTCCCCCAAAACGTCGTCGCGTTTGA
- the rpsM gene encoding 30S ribosomal protein S13 produces MARIAGINIPVQKHAAIALTSIYGIGHTRARAICAAAGVEPNVKIKSLTEAQVEALRAEVAKVKVEGDLRREVSMSIKRLMDLGCYRGLRHRRGLPVRGQRTRTNARTRKGPRKAIRKT; encoded by the coding sequence ATGGCCAGAATTGCAGGCATAAATATCCCGGTTCAGAAGCATGCTGCGATCGCGTTAACGTCGATCTACGGCATCGGACACACCCGTGCGCGCGCCATTTGTGCCGCTGCCGGTGTAGAACCCAACGTCAAGATCAAGAGCTTGACCGAAGCACAGGTTGAAGCGTTGCGCGCTGAAGTGGCAAAGGTCAAGGTTGAGGGTGACCTGCGGCGCGAAGTGTCGATGAGCATCAAGCGACTGATGGATCTCGGCTGTTATCGAGGGTTGCGCCACCGTCGCGGTCTCCCGGTACGCGGTCAGCGTACCCGTACTAACGCACGTACTCGCAAGGGTCCGCGCAAAGCCATTCGCAAAACATAA
- the rpmJ gene encoding 50S ribosomal protein L36: MKVRASVKKLCRNCKILRRKSIIRVICTNARHKQRQG; this comes from the coding sequence ATGAAAGTACGAGCTTCGGTAAAAAAGCTGTGTCGCAACTGCAAAATCCTGCGGCGCAAGAGCATTATACGTGTCATCTGTACCAACGCGCGCCATAAACAGCGCCAAGGCTGA